Proteins encoded by one window of Streptomyces sp. NBC_01477:
- a CDS encoding Mut7-C RNAse domain-containing protein, whose product MTRPEVTVEIPADLHLFLPADRRTARTTLTTDGSSSLGHVVESLGIPLTEVGALAVDGREVPTGHVPADGEHVEVRAVTRPQMVPGAPLRFLLGVHLGTLARRLRLLGVDATYESEDIGDPALAALSAKECRVMLSRDRGLLRRRELWAGGYVYSDRPEEQLRDVLGRFAPVLAPWTRCVACNGLLAEADKESVRGRLADGTRKSYDVFAECTGCGRVYWRGAHHTRLSALVEQTMRDYGDGPPRRAE is encoded by the coding sequence GTGACCCGACCAGAAGTGACCGTCGAGATCCCGGCGGACCTGCACCTGTTCCTCCCCGCCGACCGCCGTACCGCACGCACGACCCTGACGACGGACGGCTCCTCCTCGCTCGGCCACGTCGTGGAATCGCTGGGCATCCCGCTGACCGAGGTCGGCGCTCTGGCCGTCGACGGCCGCGAGGTGCCCACCGGACACGTACCGGCGGACGGCGAGCACGTGGAGGTCCGCGCGGTGACCCGCCCGCAAATGGTGCCGGGCGCACCGCTGCGCTTCCTGCTGGGCGTCCACCTCGGCACATTGGCCCGCCGTTTGCGGCTGCTCGGCGTGGACGCGACATATGAGAGCGAGGACATCGGCGACCCGGCGCTCGCCGCGCTCTCCGCGAAGGAGTGCCGCGTGATGCTGTCCCGCGACCGCGGCCTGCTGCGCCGCCGCGAGCTGTGGGCGGGCGGCTACGTCTACAGCGACCGGCCCGAGGAGCAGCTGCGCGACGTCCTGGGCCGCTTCGCGCCCGTCCTGGCCCCGTGGACCCGCTGCGTGGCCTGCAACGGTCTGCTGGCGGAGGCCGACAAGGAGTCCGTACGGGGCCGGCTCGCGGACGGCACCCGCAAGTCCTACGACGTCTTCGCCGAGTGCACCGGCTGCGGCCGGGTCTACTGGCGCGGTGCCCACCACACCCGCCTGTCGGCGCTGGTGGAGCAGACGATGCGCGACTACGGGGACGGCCCGCCGCGCCGCGCCGAGTAG
- a CDS encoding exodeoxyribonuclease III: MLTVTTVNVNGLRAAARKGFLPWLAETAADVVCLQEVRAEPDQLPDDVRDPDGWHAYHAPAAAKGRAGVSVYSRTAPVAVRVGFGSAEYDASGRYIEVDLPGDGTTAGLTVGSLYLPTGEAETERQTAKYRFMAEFRGHLDALHERAARTGGHALVCGDWNIAHQETDLRNWRGNRKSSGFLPEERAWLTDLLDPATGWTDVVRSLHPGVEGPYSWWSYRGKAFDNDAGWRIDYHMATPKLASAATAATVERAPTYAARWSDHAPVTVAYTL; this comes from the coding sequence GTGCTGACCGTGACCACCGTGAACGTGAACGGGCTGCGGGCCGCCGCGCGGAAGGGCTTCCTGCCCTGGCTGGCGGAGACCGCGGCCGACGTCGTCTGCCTGCAGGAAGTCCGCGCCGAACCCGACCAGCTCCCCGACGACGTGCGCGACCCCGACGGCTGGCACGCCTACCACGCACCCGCCGCCGCCAAGGGCCGGGCCGGCGTCTCCGTCTACTCCCGGACGGCGCCCGTCGCAGTACGCGTCGGCTTCGGCTCGGCCGAATACGACGCGTCCGGCCGCTACATCGAGGTCGACCTGCCGGGCGACGGTACGACGGCGGGGCTCACCGTCGGCAGCCTGTACCTGCCCACCGGCGAGGCGGAGACCGAGCGGCAGACCGCGAAATACCGCTTCATGGCGGAATTCCGGGGCCACCTCGACGCCCTGCACGAGCGCGCCGCCCGCACCGGCGGCCACGCCCTGGTCTGCGGCGACTGGAACATCGCCCACCAGGAAACCGACCTGCGCAATTGGCGCGGCAATCGCAAGTCCTCCGGCTTCCTGCCTGAGGAACGCGCCTGGCTCACCGACCTCCTGGACCCCGCGACCGGCTGGACGGACGTCGTCCGCAGCCTCCACCCCGGCGTGGAGGGCCCGTACTCGTGGTGGTCCTACCGCGGCAAGGCCTTCGACAATGACGCGGGCTGGCGCATCGACTACCACATGGCGACGCCCAAGCTCGCTTCCGCGGCCACGGCCGCCACGGTGGAACGCGCCCCGACCTACGCCGCCCGCTGGTCCGACCACGCCCCGGTCACGGTGGCCTACACGCTCTGA
- a CDS encoding GNAT family N-acetyltransferase → MEIRRTRYDEPAAVRLNDLVQLEYTERYGEGDATPMAADHFDPPQGLYLVAYDADGEPVASGGWRAQDASPEGHEDGDAEIKRMFVVRQARGRGLARAILAELEASAAAAGRTRVVLETGLRQPEAIALYESCGYVPVKKFGYYRDQNLSVCLGKSLVEPRA, encoded by the coding sequence GTGGAGATCAGAAGGACGCGTTACGACGAACCCGCCGCGGTGCGGCTGAACGACCTGGTGCAGCTGGAGTACACCGAGCGTTACGGCGAGGGGGACGCCACCCCGATGGCCGCGGATCACTTCGACCCGCCGCAAGGGCTGTACCTGGTGGCCTACGACGCCGACGGCGAGCCCGTCGCGAGCGGCGGCTGGCGGGCGCAGGACGCCTCGCCCGAGGGGCACGAGGACGGCGACGCGGAGATCAAGCGGATGTTCGTGGTGCGGCAGGCGCGCGGGCGGGGGCTGGCCCGGGCGATCCTGGCCGAGCTGGAGGCGAGCGCGGCGGCGGCCGGGCGGACGAGGGTGGTGCTGGAGACCGGGCTGCGCCAGCCGGAGGCGATCGCCCTGTACGAATCCTGCGGCTATGTACCGGTGAAGAAGTTCGGCTACTACCGCGACCAGAACCTCAGCGTGTGCCTGGGCAAGTCCCTGGTCGAGCCGCGGGCCTGA